The following proteins come from a genomic window of Anabrus simplex isolate iqAnaSimp1 chromosome 7, ASM4041472v1, whole genome shotgun sequence:
- the LOC136876964 gene encoding uncharacterized protein, whose translation MKVLAASLVVIAVAMAEPPQRYRNAALNTGYGAPEEANEAPYPPSGWRPSGRQFVLPARQSSYYAPPQEYGPPSTEAATTEQPTTTEAEPTTTEADTTEVPAEEDNSEFADGARAFSSASAQDREEEGSGVYYVLLPDGRLQRVAYSTNPNGVPPEPVSAPIRNAGYVQFRYMNVEPIRAPIYSYGAPLVRIY comes from the coding sequence ATGAAGGTACTAGCCGCCTCTCTCGTGGTGATCGCTGTCGCCATGGCCGAGCCGCCACAGAGGTACCGCAACGCAGCTCTAAACACAGGGTACGGAGCGCCAGAGGAAGCAAACGAAGCGCCGTACCCTCCATCTGGGTGGCGTCCATCGGGGCGCCAGTTCGTGCTCCCGGCACGTCAGTCTTCTTACTACGCTCCTCCTCAAGAGTACGGACCACCAAGCACCGAAGCAGCCACCACGGAGCAGCCTACAACCACTGAAGCTGAGCCCACCACCACCGAGGCTGACACCACCGAAGTGCCCGCAGAGGAGGACAACAGCGAGTTTGCGGACGGAGCTCGCGCCTTCTCATCGGCCAGCGCCCAGGACCGTGAGGAGGAGGGAAGTGGAGTGTACTACGTGCTTCTCCCAGACGGCCGTCTCCAGCGAGTAGCCTACAGCACTAACCCCAATGGAGTTCCCCCTGAGCCCGTCTCTGCACCCATCCGGAACGCCGGCTACGTGCAGTTCCGCTACATGAACGTCGAGCCCATACGTGCACCCATCTACTCGTACGGTGCTCCTCTTGTGAGGATATACTAA